One region of Candidatus Electrothrix rattekaaiensis genomic DNA includes:
- a CDS encoding Rpn family recombination-promoting nuclease/putative transposase yields MDEKIPNSDMDSGWKDIIEDFTEEFFSFFLPEMHMSIDFTQDVKFLDRELSEIVSDSDNIRREADRLLEVHLKDGGAEWILIHIEVQSYRDRTFAERMYVYNYRIFDKYRRYPVSIAVLTDGERSFRPDNFRLEQFGCLTDFRFPVIKLLDLDRKDLILHRTGTPLPWSPGCSSPSCNRNATRTGGTASAWS; encoded by the coding sequence ATGGACGAAAAAATACCGAATTCTGACATGGACAGCGGCTGGAAGGACATCATTGAGGATTTCACCGAAGAATTCTTCAGCTTTTTTCTGCCGGAAATGCACATGAGCATCGACTTCACGCAGGACGTAAAATTCCTGGATCGGGAATTGAGCGAGATTGTCAGCGACAGCGACAATATTCGGCGCGAAGCAGACAGGCTGCTTGAGGTGCATCTCAAAGACGGCGGTGCGGAATGGATACTGATTCACATTGAGGTGCAGAGTTACCGCGACCGCACCTTTGCCGAGCGGATGTATGTTTATAATTACAGAATCTTCGACAAATACCGGAGGTACCCGGTCAGTATTGCCGTGCTGACCGACGGAGAGCGCAGTTTCAGGCCGGATAATTTTCGGCTGGAGCAGTTCGGTTGCTTGACCGACTTTCGTTTTCCGGTGATCAAGCTGCTGGATTTGGACCGTAAGGATCTTATCTTACACAGGACCGGAACCCCTTTGCCGTGGTCACCAGGGTGCAGCTCGCCAAGCTGCAATCGGAACGCGACCCGGACAGGCGGTACAGCTTCCGCATGGAGTTGA
- a CDS encoding YkgJ family cysteine cluster protein translates to MNEHNLPEHCSALGNTEKFCFSCHPDVPCFNECCHQLDLILTPYDVLRLKNKLHRHSGMFLEQFVIIEWEEGMLFPACYLTMVDDGKASCVFLKDYGCRVYEDRPAACRAYPVGRGVSCREDGKITEQFVLLKEPHCRGFETGTEFTAAEYFQDQGLEEYNRYNDKMTELLQHPKIQAGFRPTKEQAEQYIMALYNLDTFRQELKSGDIKMNKPLSPMEQQALETSDNVLLLIAIRWLIQEYFGE, encoded by the coding sequence ATGAACGAACATAACCTTCCCGAACATTGCAGTGCCCTTGGCAATACCGAAAAATTCTGTTTTTCCTGCCATCCCGATGTCCCCTGCTTCAACGAATGCTGCCACCAGCTGGACCTGATCCTGACCCCCTATGATGTCCTGCGTCTCAAAAACAAACTCCACCGCCACTCGGGGATGTTTTTGGAACAGTTCGTTATTATAGAATGGGAAGAAGGGATGCTGTTCCCGGCCTGCTACCTGACTATGGTTGACGACGGCAAGGCCAGCTGTGTCTTTCTCAAAGACTATGGTTGCCGTGTCTATGAAGACCGCCCGGCGGCCTGCCGTGCTTATCCTGTGGGGCGTGGTGTCTCCTGCCGAGAAGACGGAAAAATCACGGAACAATTTGTCCTGCTCAAGGAACCCCATTGTCGCGGTTTTGAAACTGGTACAGAATTCACTGCTGCCGAGTATTTTCAGGATCAGGGCCTGGAAGAGTATAACCGTTACAACGATAAGATGACGGAACTTTTGCAGCATCCCAAGATTCAGGCAGGGTTTCGTCCGACCAAGGAGCAGGCCGAGCAATACATCATGGCCCTGTATAACCTGGACACCTTCCGTCAGGAGTTGAAAAGCGGTGATATCAAAATGAACAAGCCTCTATCGCCTATGGAGCAACAGGCCTTGGAAACCAGTGATAATGTCCTGCTCCTCATCGCCATTCGCTGGCTGATCCAGGAATACTTTGGCGAATAA
- a CDS encoding HAD hydrolase-like protein: MLKLVIFDCDGVMFDSREANRAYYNHILAAFDCPPMNEEELGYVHIHNVFDSVAHIFRKHSRVDMAQVNTYRLELDYSAFLQHMMIAPDLKEFLQAITPQYHRAISTNRTNTMDMILDIFGLRDSFEIVMTASNSPRPKPAPDALHIILKHFGLTVDEAIFIGDSTVDRDHCASVGMKLIAFKNPQLEAAYHVESFMEILRLPEFSEKRQERH; this comes from the coding sequence ATGTTGAAACTCGTCATCTTTGACTGCGACGGTGTCATGTTCGATTCCCGCGAAGCAAATCGTGCCTACTACAACCATATCCTTGCGGCCTTTGACTGCCCGCCCATGAACGAGGAGGAACTCGGGTACGTCCATATCCATAATGTCTTTGATTCGGTGGCCCATATTTTCCGCAAGCACAGCCGGGTTGATATGGCCCAAGTGAATACGTACCGTCTGGAGCTTGATTACAGTGCTTTTCTTCAACACATGATGATCGCACCTGATCTCAAGGAATTTCTCCAGGCCATCACCCCCCAGTACCACCGGGCCATATCCACCAATCGAACCAATACAATGGATATGATCCTGGATATCTTCGGTCTGCGTGACAGCTTTGAGATTGTCATGACCGCCTCAAACTCTCCCCGTCCCAAGCCCGCTCCAGATGCCCTGCACATCATCCTCAAGCATTTTGGCCTGACAGTGGACGAAGCCATCTTTATCGGAGATTCCACAGTAGATCGTGATCATTGCGCTTCGGTGGGTATGAAGCTGATCGCCTTTAAGAATCCTCAGCTTGAGGCAGCGTATCATGTGGAGAGTTTTATGGAGATTTTGCGGTTGCCGGAATTTTCAGAGAAAAGGCAAGAGAGGCACTGA
- a CDS encoding HD domain-containing protein has translation MANKTEAGEPAITTELLEALHEISARYCLEEGGSHGPDHSERVLHMAMNIGRRMDARLDIITPAALLHDIGRKQESSTKGKVCHAELGADMAEPILRELGYSKADRKAICHCIHAHRFRSSTSPKTREAKILFDADKLDSIGAIGIGRAFLFAGQIGARLHNAELDPAHTETYSTEDTAYREFQVKMSKVREQMLTPLGRQIAERRHAFMETFFSELHHEIYGSELL, from the coding sequence TTGGCGAATAAAACAGAAGCTGGAGAACCGGCCATCACTACAGAGCTACTGGAGGCCCTGCATGAGATAAGTGCCCGCTACTGCCTTGAAGAAGGCGGCTCCCACGGCCCTGATCATAGCGAACGGGTCTTGCATATGGCCATGAATATCGGTCGCCGCATGGATGCCCGCTTAGACATCATTACCCCGGCTGCCCTGCTCCATGATATCGGACGCAAACAGGAAAGCAGCACCAAGGGCAAGGTCTGCCATGCCGAGCTGGGAGCGGACATGGCAGAGCCGATTCTCCGGGAATTAGGCTATTCCAAAGCAGACCGAAAAGCAATCTGCCATTGCATTCATGCCCATCGTTTCCGAAGCAGTACCTCACCAAAAACAAGAGAGGCCAAGATCCTCTTTGATGCAGACAAGCTGGATTCCATCGGTGCTATCGGTATCGGCAGGGCCTTTCTCTTTGCTGGCCAGATAGGAGCACGGCTCCATAATGCGGAGCTTGATCCGGCACACACGGAGACCTATTCCACCGAAGATACGGCCTACCGGGAGTTCCAGGTCAAGATGTCCAAGGTTCGAGAGCAGATGCTCACGCCCCTGGGACGGCAGATTGCCGAGCGCAGACATGCCTTCATGGAAACCTTTTTCAGCGAACTGCACCACGAAATTTATGGCTCTGAGCTCCTGTAA
- a CDS encoding AAA family ATPase gives MKIPYGESNFKKIITQGFLYIDKTKYIEILEQSGSYNILLRPRRFGKTLFLSTLRHYYDIRCKEEFEPLFGNLAIGRNPTPLKNSYQILSFDFSGIETGSQEDIRRGFNRKVETALKKFLRRYGYSPETEQIIEKQNSPAGKLDYFFTATEDAHIYLLIDEYDHFANAILGESLELFTEIVGKGGFVRAFYEVIKTATMEGIVDRLLITGVTSITLDNMTSGFNIGDNITYHQDFNQATGFTAQETEEMIQPLVHACGLDGQEMMLTLANWYNGYRFSSRADEKIFNPDMVLYFLKHFNTGECRWPEKMLDDNIASNYGKIMRLFGIGDRERNFATLEELLVNGKIIGLHKGKLDLDILKPFERDDFISLLLYMGFITISGTVLADLCYRVPNYVIEKLYYRYFKTEIELRSQITLDNSRLKEAVRQLALHNNIKPLLEEIRKILALFSNRDFMRMDEKHIKTVILTLLYQSEVYFIRSEAEVNNRYPDILLLERKPIEVRYQFLFELKYSKKKDGKQGLGAKRIEGVNQIKGYHALADIRRLPKLQSYLLLTDGTEIEAVAV, from the coding sequence ATGAAGATACCTTACGGAGAAAGCAATTTCAAAAAAATCATCACCCAAGGCTTTCTCTATATTGATAAAACAAAATATATCGAAATTCTGGAGCAAAGCGGCAGCTATAATATCCTACTCCGCCCCCGCCGCTTCGGCAAAACCCTTTTTCTCTCCACCCTCCGCCATTATTACGACATCCGTTGCAAGGAGGAATTCGAACCTCTTTTCGGCAATCTCGCCATAGGCCGCAACCCTACGCCGCTGAAAAACAGCTATCAGATCCTCTCCTTTGACTTCAGCGGCATTGAAACCGGCAGCCAAGAAGATATCCGGCGCGGATTCAACCGTAAGGTTGAAACAGCCCTGAAAAAGTTTCTCAGGCGGTACGGCTACAGCCCAGAGACGGAACAGATCATAGAAAAGCAGAACAGCCCTGCTGGTAAACTGGATTATTTTTTCACGGCAACAGAAGACGCCCATATCTACCTGCTCATTGATGAGTATGACCATTTCGCTAACGCCATCCTTGGTGAAAGCCTGGAGTTATTCACCGAGATTGTGGGTAAAGGCGGCTTTGTCCGGGCCTTTTATGAAGTCATCAAAACCGCCACTATGGAGGGTATTGTTGATCGTCTCCTGATTACCGGCGTGACCTCCATCACCCTGGACAACATGACCAGCGGCTTTAATATCGGCGATAATATCACCTATCATCAGGATTTCAATCAGGCAACAGGCTTTACTGCGCAGGAAACTGAGGAGATGATCCAACCCCTTGTCCATGCCTGTGGGCTTGACGGGCAGGAGATGATGCTGACCCTGGCGAATTGGTATAATGGCTACCGCTTCAGCAGCCGGGCTGATGAAAAGATATTCAATCCCGACATGGTCCTATATTTTCTCAAACATTTTAATACGGGCGAATGCCGCTGGCCGGAAAAAATGCTGGACGATAATATTGCCTCGAATTACGGGAAGATCATGCGGCTGTTCGGGATCGGGGACCGGGAACGCAATTTTGCCACCCTTGAGGAACTGCTGGTGAACGGGAAAATCATCGGGCTGCATAAGGGCAAACTTGACCTGGACATACTCAAGCCCTTTGAGCGCGACGATTTTATCAGCCTGCTCCTCTACATGGGGTTTATCACCATCAGCGGTACTGTGCTGGCCGACTTGTGCTACCGGGTTCCCAACTATGTGATCGAGAAGCTCTATTATCGCTACTTTAAAACAGAAATAGAGCTTCGCTCACAAATCACCCTGGATAACAGCCGCCTCAAAGAGGCGGTCAGACAGCTGGCCCTGCATAATAATATCAAGCCGTTGCTTGAGGAGATTCGCAAGATCCTAGCCCTGTTTTCCAACCGCGATTTCATGCGCATGGATGAAAAACACATCAAGACCGTGATCCTGACCCTGCTCTATCAGTCCGAGGTCTATTTTATTCGCAGCGAGGCCGAGGTCAACAACCGCTACCCGGATATCCTGCTGCTGGAACGCAAGCCCATTGAAGTGCGCTATCAGTTTCTCTTTGAGCTGAAGTACAGCAAGAAAAAGGATGGGAAACAAGGTCTGGGAGCAAAGCGGATTGAAGGGGTAAATCAGATTAAGGGGTATCATGCATTGGCGGATATCCGACGGCTGCCCAAGCTGCAATCCTATCTGCTGCTTACCGACGGCACCGAGATTGAGGCGGTTGCAGTCTAA
- a CDS encoding Eco29kI family restriction endonuclease, whose product MLDFDRNQHVFHSPDFEEIIKDTIRFFNGTPVLSIPAPERFHGTGVYAIYCTAQEGIYRDFHRINRTAYNIPIYIGKAVPKGWRMGRPNAAEGKTYELNNRIREHGRNLQVGQGLRPQDFHTRLMILEGVESDLIGTVEAALIRKYQPLWNTLLDGFGNHDPGKGRYEQAMSDWDVCHPGRVWAKKCRGFHSDQEQLLKKIAAFMASLKRRHENA is encoded by the coding sequence ATGCTAGACTTTGATCGCAATCAGCACGTTTTTCATTCCCCTGATTTTGAAGAAATAATCAAAGATACCATTCGTTTTTTCAACGGAACCCCTGTTCTCTCTATACCGGCACCAGAACGATTTCATGGTACCGGTGTCTATGCGATCTACTGCACAGCTCAGGAAGGCATATACCGTGATTTTCACCGGATCAATCGAACAGCCTATAATATACCAATCTATATAGGAAAAGCTGTTCCTAAGGGATGGCGAATGGGGCGGCCCAACGCTGCTGAGGGAAAAACCTACGAGCTCAACAACCGAATTCGGGAACATGGGAGAAATCTGCAAGTAGGCCAAGGACTCAGACCACAGGACTTTCATACTCGACTTATGATTCTTGAAGGTGTTGAAAGCGATCTCATAGGGACCGTTGAAGCTGCTCTCATCAGAAAATACCAACCGCTTTGGAATACCCTTCTTGACGGATTCGGCAATCATGATCCGGGCAAAGGAAGATATGAGCAGGCCATGTCCGACTGGGATGTCTGTCATCCCGGTCGAGTATGGGCAAAAAAATGTCGAGGTTTCCATAGCGATCAAGAGCAGCTTCTGAAAAAAATTGCCGCGTTCATGGCATCACTCAAGAGAAGGCATGAGAACGCATAA
- the dcm gene encoding DNA (cytosine-5-)-methyltransferase, whose translation MRTHNIRGLELFSGAGGLALGIAEHGVRHEALVEWNKDAVETLRYNFHPDIVHPVDIRNFDFNAYGHVDIIAGGPPCQPFSIGGKHKGNIDQRDMFPFACQAIAHCTPSAFIFENVKGLLRKSFISYFEYIILRLTYPEVDMKNSESWENHLRRLEKVHTSQKFNGVKYNVLYRLVDAADYGIPQRRERVVIVGIRDDLNIEWSFPQQTHSLQTLLWSQFVKKEYWERHECTPPELSCYDNRTALAIKKIQRQPQIFAPITKPWKTVRDQLGSLPHPDEKGTYHSEHIFRKGARIYPGHTGSFIDFPSKTIKAGGHGVPGGENMLRYTDGSVRYYTTYEAKLLQTFPEQYRITGSWSESMRQIGNAVPVELASIIAGSLIKKIWGKKRANKKSRPCINFQERARAENKISCAMHYPLSLHSG comes from the coding sequence ATGAGAACGCATAATATCAGAGGGCTGGAGCTTTTTTCCGGGGCAGGTGGATTAGCTCTCGGTATTGCCGAGCATGGTGTCAGGCATGAAGCCTTAGTTGAATGGAATAAAGATGCCGTTGAAACCCTCCGTTATAATTTTCATCCAGATATTGTTCATCCTGTTGATATCCGAAATTTTGATTTTAACGCATACGGCCATGTAGATATTATTGCGGGTGGACCTCCCTGCCAGCCTTTTTCCATAGGGGGAAAGCATAAGGGGAATATTGATCAGAGAGACATGTTCCCCTTTGCCTGCCAAGCCATTGCGCACTGTACGCCCTCTGCATTTATTTTTGAAAATGTAAAAGGATTGCTGAGGAAATCATTTATCTCCTACTTTGAATATATAATTCTGCGCCTCACCTACCCTGAGGTTGATATGAAAAATTCCGAGTCATGGGAAAACCACCTCCGAAGGCTTGAAAAAGTACATACATCGCAGAAATTCAACGGTGTTAAATACAATGTGCTTTATCGGCTGGTTGATGCTGCGGATTACGGGATTCCGCAAAGAAGAGAACGCGTGGTTATTGTGGGTATTCGAGATGACCTGAATATTGAGTGGTCCTTTCCCCAACAAACCCATTCTCTTCAAACATTGCTCTGGTCTCAATTTGTCAAAAAAGAGTACTGGGAGAGGCATGAATGCACTCCGCCTGAGCTTTCCTGCTATGATAACCGCACTGCTTTGGCAATCAAAAAAATCCAGAGACAACCTCAGATATTTGCCCCTATAACAAAACCGTGGAAAACCGTCCGGGACCAACTTGGTTCACTCCCCCATCCCGATGAGAAGGGAACCTATCATTCAGAACATATCTTTCGCAAAGGTGCTCGAATTTATCCAGGGCATACTGGTAGTTTTATTGATTTCCCCTCCAAAACAATTAAGGCGGGTGGACATGGTGTACCGGGTGGAGAGAATATGCTCCGTTATACTGATGGTTCTGTCCGATATTATACAACCTACGAGGCAAAACTGCTCCAGACCTTTCCTGAACAATACAGAATCACTGGATCATGGAGCGAAAGCATGCGGCAGATAGGGAATGCTGTCCCTGTTGAACTCGCCAGTATTATTGCGGGCTCCCTCATTAAAAAAATATGGGGCAAAAAACGAGCTAACAAAAAGTCGCGGCCATGTATAAATTTTCAGGAAAGGGCACGAGCTGAAAATAAGATAAGTTGCGCAATGCATTACCCGCTTTCGTTGCACTCAGGCTGA
- a CDS encoding META domain-containing protein: MEPRKIIMVLTAVLCLLVTGCALIGSGGTPTALDNTSWVLERLHGQTVMQGRQLTLNFAQSEINGSTGCNSYSGSYTGNDNGAWQIQQGLSVTEMECSPNQVMVQEGQFLGALQAATAYEIVDEKLTLKDEQGQALAVFAAPGQGLQGTSWLVTEYDSGTGLTSILPGSTVTATFGTNGRVNGSAGCNSYFAAYTTSASSTSINIVQVGLTRMLCQPADAMVQEEDFITALKTVKNYQVEGRHLTLHNADGSVVMHLKRD; this comes from the coding sequence ATGGAACCACGAAAAATTATCATGGTACTCACCGCTGTTCTCTGTTTACTCGTAACAGGCTGCGCCCTCATCGGGTCAGGAGGCACCCCCACTGCCCTGGACAACACCAGCTGGGTTCTGGAACGCCTGCATGGTCAAACGGTGATGCAAGGTCGCCAACTGACGCTCAATTTTGCACAAAGCGAAATCAACGGCTCAACAGGCTGTAACAGTTATTCTGGTTCATATACCGGGAACGATAATGGAGCATGGCAGATACAACAAGGCCTCAGTGTCACCGAGATGGAGTGCAGTCCCAATCAGGTCATGGTGCAGGAAGGACAATTTCTGGGTGCCTTGCAAGCAGCAACAGCCTACGAGATTGTCGATGAAAAACTGACCTTGAAAGACGAACAAGGACAGGCCTTGGCCGTCTTTGCAGCACCGGGTCAGGGTTTACAGGGAACATCCTGGCTGGTCACAGAATATGATAGCGGTACAGGTCTCACCAGTATTCTTCCCGGCTCAACAGTCACTGCCACCTTTGGGACTAACGGTCGAGTGAATGGCTCTGCTGGCTGCAATAGCTATTTTGCTGCCTATACCACCAGCGCCTCCAGTACGAGCATCAATATTGTTCAGGTCGGCCTGACCCGTATGCTCTGTCAGCCTGCTGATGCGATGGTGCAGGAAGAGGACTTTATCACAGCGTTAAAGACAGTCAAAAACTATCAGGTTGAGGGACGTCACCTGACGCTGCATAACGCTGACGGGTCTGTGGTGATGCATCTGAAGAGGGATTGA